One segment of Ipomoea triloba cultivar NCNSP0323 chromosome 12, ASM357664v1 DNA contains the following:
- the LOC116000251 gene encoding cytokinin dehydrogenase 3-like, with translation MAKLVSSTLFIFLYIINRFMSILDKLKPSNSSLPYEILSVDIAGRFRVDSWATTAASTDFGGIVQETPAGVLYPSSIDDVTNLVRFSYNFPSPFAIAARGHGHSVRGQATAKDGVVLEMGALRGGKIRVSWSESLGYFADVGGHELWVDVLHACLAHGVTPASWTDYLHLTVGGTLSNAGISGQMFRCGPQISNVLELDVITGKGEFITCSKDMNSELFFAVLGGLGQFGIITRARIALEKAPTRVKWVRMLYDDFSKFTRDQEHLISIHGLNYLEGSLMMNHTSPNNWRSSFFSLSDQSKIASLLTQHGLLYCLEVVKHYDDQTSSTVDQELKDLLKDLSFVPGMTFKKDASYFEFLNRVRSEELEPQENGLWEATHPWLNLFVPKSRILDFNSAVFENILLKHKTSGPMLVYPTTRKMWDDRMSAVIPEEDTFYCVGLLYSGGMNGWEVLDELNEEILRFCDKDEGNQIKQYLPHYRTREDWMKHFGKKWNVFQENKAKFDPKMILAPGQKIFN, from the exons ATGGCGAAGCTTGTTTCTTCaactcttttcatttttctttacaTCATAAATCGTTTCATGTCAATTTTAGACAAGTTAAAGCCATCAAATTCCTCCCTCCCTTACGAAATCCTCTCCGTTGACATCGCCGGCCGGTTTCGCGTCGATTCTTGGGCTACAACCGCCGCCTCCACCGACTTCGGAGGGATAGTTCAAGAAACTCCGGCGGGGGTTCTTTACCCATCCTCCATTGATGACGTCACCAACCTAGTCCGCTTCTCGTACAATTTCCCGTCCCCTTTTGCCATCGCCGCCAGGGGCCACGGCCACTCTGTGAGGGGACAGGCCACCGCGAAAGACGGGGTGGTGTTGGAAATGGGCGCTTTGAGGGGTGGGAAGATTAGGGTTTCTTGGAGTGAATCCTTAGGGTATTTTGCTGACGTAGGCGGCCACGAGCTCTGGGTTGATGTCTTACATGCATGCCTCGCTCACGGCGTTACGCCGGCGTCGTGGACCGACTATCTCCACTTGACGGTCGGCGGAACCCTATCCAACGCCGGAATTAGCGGTCAAATGTTTCGCTGTGGCCCACAGATCAGCAATGTCCTTGAACTGGATGTCATCACAG GAAAGGGAGAGTTTATCACTTGCTCCAAAGACATGAACTCAGAGCTATTTTTTGCAGTTTTGGGGGGATTAGGCCAGTTTGGGATCATTACAAGGGCAAGAATTGCGTTAGAGAAAGCCCCAACAAGA GTGAAATGGGTGAGAATGTTATATGACGATTTCTCAAAATTCACAAGAGACCAAGAGCATCTCATCTCAATTCATGGCCTAAACTACTTGGAAGGCTCTCTTATGATGAACCATACTTCTCCAAACAATTGGAGATCTTCCTTCTTTTCCCTCTCCGATCAatccaaaattgcttctttGCTTACCCAACATGGACTTCTCTATTGCTTGGAAGTCGTCAAGCATTACGATGATCAGACCAGCAGTACAGTAGACCAG gAATTGAAGGATTTGCTCAAAGATTTGAGCTTTGTTCCTGGGATGACATTCAAGAAAGATGCTTCATATTTTGAATTTCTGAATAGAGTAAGAAGTGAAGAGCTGGAACCACAAGAAAATGGGCTCTGGGAAGCTACTCATCCATGGCTAAACCTCTTTGTACCAAAGTCCAGAATCTTGGATTTCAATTCCGCTGTGTTCGAAAACATCCTTTTAAAACACAAAACCTCAGGCCCCATGCTTGTCTATCCCACAACTAGAAAAAT GTGGGATGACAGGATGTCGGCGGTGATACCAGAAGAGGATACGTTTTACTGCGTGGGGCTGTTGTATAGTGGAGGGATGAATGGGTGGGAGGTTTTGGATGAACTGAACGAAGAAATCTTGAGGTTTTGCGATAAAGATGAAGGCAATCAGATAAAGCAGTATCTTCCGCATTACAGAACCAGGGAGGATTGGATGAAGCATTTTGGCAAAAAGTGGAACGTTTTTCAAGAAAACAAGGCCAAATTTGATCCCAAGATGATATTAGCTCCCGGACAAAAAatctttaattga